ATAGTTAATAGTACCAGTGTTGTCAACGACAGTAACATTGATAGATACTTGTTCATCATACGGTACATCTTCAACAATTATATTCATATCTACATCAGATGCATTATCTGATAATACTTCATTTTGATTTTCATCAACACCAATAAGTTCTATTTCACTATCATCAGCAGATACCTTCATGATATCTGTTACATCATTACTATCAGAAGCACTTACAGCACTAACAGCAAATACTGAAATAAGAACCATGAAAATAATTAGAAAAGTTTTATTAAATTTCAATTTAAATCCTCCTTAAACAAAATAATTATTTTATAGTCAATTTACCTTTTTTACTAAGCGCTTTGTAAGTATCGTCTCCTGCAAATTTAGCTGTGAAAGTGAATTTACCTTTTGTAGTGAGTTTCACTTTAACAGTAGCTACACCTTTAGCATTGGTTTTAGCAGTGTAGGTCTTACCTTTAACACTAAATGTTATTTTCTTGTTTTTGATTGCTTTTCCTTTAGCAGACTTGAAAGTTGCTGTTAGCTTTTTGGTTTTGGCTTTTGCTTTGTATGATGCACTTTTGGTTGTGAGTTTAGCAGTTTGTTTAGTTACAGTGACTTTAGCTATATCAAATACACCATTATATGCATCATCACCTAAATAAGCAATAGCACAGGTATAAACATTAGCTTTTGCAATATTGAGTTGTATTTCAGCAGCTCCATTTTCATTTGTAGTTGCATCGTATTTTTCACCATTTATTGAGATTTGTACAGTTTTATTGTTTAAAATATTACCGAACTCATCTTTTAAAGTAGCAGTGAAATATTTGCCGACTTTACCATCGACTGCAGTATTTACAGCAACAACAGACATGTCATTAGCTTCAAATGCAAGGTTTACTTTTGGAATAACTATGCTAAAGTCAAAGGTCTGATTAGTTATGTTGCCTGTGGCATTAGTACTAACTAATAATTTATGATCACCAGTGACTAAATTGTCAAAAGTAACTGTTGCCATTGCATTATCATCTAGGGTTGCGTTTACTTCCTGATTGTCGTCAACAATTGCTGTTACATCTATTTTTGGCATAGGATTTCCGTATTTGTCCAATGCTATGATGGTTACAATTGTTTTGTCTCCTTTGTTTTTAGGAGAGGTAATGTCTGTTACAAAGAAAACATCACTGTTGTAAACAACAGTAAGATTAGTGTTATTTTCAGCTTCATTATAATTTCTGTTTGACAGGAAAGTTGCAGTTATATTGTATGTTCCAACCGGTAAAAAGTAAGTGAATTTAACAGCACTGCTTCCGGATGCGAAAGGACCATAACCTCCGCCTCCGTAAGGGCTGGATCCGTTACCGGTTCCATTAATCATATTTTTGATATCTGATATGTTGAATTTCATGGTAGAGTTTTGGCTGGAGTTACCTCCTCCGAATGTTGAATTCCAGTCGGTATCACCGCCCATCATGCCCATCATGTTACCCATCATATCCGCCATATCAAAGGTTGCTTCAGCACTTCCGTTGATAATTTTTGCATATTTGCTTATGCTGTTTCCAGGGAAGATTATTGTTACAATAGCGTCCCCAGAGACTTTTTTACCATTGCGATCAGTAACATTTACCGGTACTTTAACACCTGCTCCGATTATTGCAGTAACGTTTTCAAGAACTACAATAGGGTTGGCTTTTTTAATACTGAATACAGTACCAGCAGTTGCGATTTTATCGGTTCCACTGATTAATGTTGCTTTAACATAATGAGTGCCGACTTCAAAAGCTCCTATTTCAAAAGCATATTCGTATTTGCCTTCAGAAGATACTGTAACATCAGCTACATGTTTTCCATCAACATCTATACCGACAGTACTATTGTCAAAGTCAATTGAACTGGTATTGTCGACAACAGTACCATTTACAGTTATCTGTTCATCATATGTTTTATTCTCAACATTGACATCAATTTCTATATCTTTGGCATTACCCTCATCAGCGGATAACACTTCATTTGTATTTTGATTTTCATCAATTTCAAGGGTTTGTATTTCATCATCAACAGCAGATAATTCCATAGTATCTGCTATATTATCGCTATCGGAAGCACTAGCAGCACCGATAACGAAAAGTGAAATAAAAACCATCAGCAAAATTAAACTCTTTCTGATTTTCAATATTATCACTCCTTAAATAATATACTTGGTGTTTTTTAAAAAAATCTTCTTTGATGAAAAGATCAATGAATATTCATTCATTAATTTTTTCGAAAATTTCCCTTTAAAACGACAAAGTATATTACACAGTTATTAATCTTTTAAGCATTCACATATTTATTTTAAAAATATATAGTATATAAAAATATTGATTTTTTTAAAATATATTTAATTATAATGGCTCCAAATAATCAAATGAATAAAAAAATAACAAATTTATATGAAAATTATTAATTTTTTACAAAATTCAAAATTAAAAAATTTTTATAAAAATATTTAATTATTAAAAATTATCGATAAATTTACAATTAAAATCAATTTAATTCAATAATGTAACTTTCACATAGAAAAAAACAGCATAAAAAAAGAATTTATAAAAGAACTTTTGTAAAAATATGACTTTGAAAAATTTAAACAATTTTAAATGTTATAAATTTAAAAAAATAAAAAATTATTAAACAATTTAACAAAAAAATTTTCACGGAAAAAAAATTTGACACAATTATTATATATTCCGTTTAATATAATCCTTAATGAGGAAAAAAAATGATCGAACAGGATAAGTTAGGTTACAGAAAGCATGTTTTTGATGAATTTGAATTTGAAAATGGAGACATTCTACCCAATGTTGAAGTGGAATATACCACCAGAGGAACTCCAAAATATGATGAAGAGGGTAATGTTAACAATGCAATTATTTATTGCCATAGATTCAATGGAAACTGCTTATCCATCGAAGATTTACATCAATTGATTGGTCCTGAAAGCATTTTATCCGAATATAACTTTTTTTATATATCAATTACTTCTTTAGGTTATCCAGAATCATGTTCTCCATCCACAACCAAACTGAAATTTGATTTCCCAAAATATTCCATAAAAGATTGTGTGAATTTCAAAAGAAAATTTTTATCTGAAGTATTCAATATAAGCAAAGTACTTGGTATTCTCGGTGTTGGAACCGGAGGTTATGAAGCATATACCTGGGCATGCGAATATCCTGATGAAATGGAATTTTTAATGATTGGAAACAGTTCTTTTAAAACAAATGGCTATCGATACATAACTAGCAAAGCCCTGAACACTATTATTGAATCAACTGACGCATATATGGACGATGTATATAGTGAACAGTTATCTAAGATTATGTTTTCAATCAATTCATTAATATATTCCCAATATTTTCCAAAAAAGGCATTTCAAAATTTTACCCGTAATGAACTTGATTTATTTATGGATACTTTTGTTGAAGAAAATTCCTCTGAAGACATCTATGATTTCAAATTTAGAAATGACGCCATATTAAATTATGATGTGGAAGATAAATTATCCAATATCAAAGCAAAAACATCTGTAACTTGTGCTTCTGAAGATACCTATTACTCTTCTGAATTTGACGTATATCCCCTTAAAGACAAAATTGAAAATCTGGAAATCTTAAGTTTTAATGCTGAGGAATTTGTTTACAATTATGATTATTCACATTTTGAAAATCTGTTTAAAGAATTTTTAAAAGAATTTAAAAAATAGCTAAGTTAAAACTTCAATCAGCTCAAATGAACATTTTCATTAAAAAAATGTTTTAGTTATAGTAAAAACATCCCATCCATCTACTTTTCTTTCACTATTTTCCCAGTCATATGTTCTATGGTGATTTCAAATACTTCTGTTCTATCCAATAATCTTGAAATTTCATCAACAGTTTCTTCATGGGTTGGAAAAAACTTATCTCCTAAAAAAGTAAGTGCCCTTATCTTTTCGTCACTGTCAGTTAATGTTTTAATCTGACCAAAGACAATTACGCTTCTGAAAGTATACCACCAGCTGTCAGAAGTTTTCACACCTTCATCCATTACACAATAAGAACATTTTGAGTGTTTTTGAACTGCATCGTTTTTATGGCCGGTTTGTGCGCCATGGAAATATATCTTTCCGTCAGCATAGACATGACTCATTGGAAGAGAATAAGGATAATCATTATCACCTAAAAGTGCCAGAACGCCTCGAGGTTCATTTTTCAAAATGTCAATACATTCATCTTCAGGAAGTTCCTGCTTTTGCCGCCTCATTTTTCTAAACATACAATGATATTTATCTAAGGAAATTATAATACTTTTTTCATGATTCTAAACATGATTTTTGAAAACAGTACTTTGAATATGCCTAATTTTACATCAGGTGAAAAGTCATAATTAACCAATCCGGTTTCAAACCAGAATTCCTTATCTGCCTCTATAGGATTGTCTTTAAATGCCATTGCCTTCCACACATCAAAAAATATGACATCATTAAGTTTTGGAGAATGCATTTTTTTTGATTCAACATCTTTACTGAATTTTACTGCTATTTTATCAATGGCTTTTTTATCTAAAAAGTCCTTTCCTCCACAGGCAACTGCATACTTATATACCTTGTTTACCCCCCAATGTCTCAATGTTTCATCAATATATTTGGCACATTTCTTATGACCGGCACCTGC
The uncultured Methanobrevibacter sp. genome window above contains:
- a CDS encoding Ig-like domain repeat protein gives rise to the protein MKIRKSLILLMVFISLFVIGAASASDSDNIADTMELSAVDDEIQTLEIDENQNTNEVLSADEGNAKDIEIDVNVENKTYDEQITVNGTVVDNTSSIDFDNSTVGIDVDGKHVADVTVSSEGKYEYAFEIGAFEVGTHYVKATLISGTDKIATAGTVFSIKKANPIVVLENVTAIIGAGVKVPVNVTDRNGKKVSGDAIVTIIFPGNSISKYAKIINGSAEATFDMADMMGNMMGMMGGDTDWNSTFGGGNSSQNSTMKFNISDIKNMINGTGNGSSPYGGGGYGPFASGSSAVKFTYFLPVGTYNITATFLSNRNYNEAENNTNLTVVYNSDVFFVTDITSPKNKGDKTIVTIIALDKYGNPMPKIDVTAIVDDNQEVNATLDDNAMATVTFDNLVTGDHKLLVSTNATGNITNQTFDFSIVIPKVNLAFEANDMSVVAVNTAVDGKVGKYFTATLKDEFGNILNNKTVQISINGEKYDATTNENGAAEIQLNIAKANVYTCAIAYLGDDAYNGVFDIAKVTVTKQTAKLTTKSASYKAKAKTKKLTATFKSAKGKAIKNKKITFSVKGKTYTAKTNAKGVATVKVKLTTKGKFTFTAKFAGDDTYKALSKKGKLTIK
- a CDS encoding pyridoxamine 5'-phosphate oxidase family protein, with translation MFRKMRRQKQELPEDECIDILKNEPRGVLALLGDNDYPYSLPMSHVYADGKIYFHGAQTGHKNDAVQKHSKCSYCVMDEGVKTSDSWWYTFRSVIVFGQIKTLTDSDEKIRALTFLGDKFFPTHEETVDEISRLLDRTEVFEITIEHMTGKIVKEK
- a CDS encoding flavodoxin family protein — its product is MRYVIINGSPRKKNTWAVVEQVKTNLNGEFDEIHLAKENIPMCVGCYNCILKGEKYCPHFDKVSPIVERIKKADAIIMTSPVYAMNVTALLKNFLDHTAYLFHRPVCFTKKAMVIVTTAGAGHKKCAKYIDETLRHWGVNKVYKYAVACGGKDFLDKKAIDKIAVKFSKDVESKKMHSPKLNDVIFFDVWKAMAFKDNPIEADKEFWFETGLVNYDFSPDVKLGIFKVLFSKIMFRIMKKVL